Part of the Vigna unguiculata cultivar IT97K-499-35 chromosome 3, ASM411807v1, whole genome shotgun sequence genome, GTTTATATAATAGTGTGGATGTGGAATACAAGCATGGAAGCATACAAGCCAAAGTAGCCATTTCTGCCAAAGTACATATATCCATTTCTGACAAGCTTTCTTTTTCACACCGGTAAACTATAGAAGTGCATACATTATccactctttttattttttcatagtTACGAGTGGTTCAAGTTCCTATTCAATGCCCAACTTCATCAATAACTCGCCCTCTGTTTTCCATTATTGTTTCCCCTGCATGTACCACAATTCCCTCGTCTTTCAGTTATCCTTTCAAGACAAAAAATCTCTATTACATTTTCCAGGGGCTTTTATACCAAATTAGTAGTTTCCAATATTACTAGAtaatacatttataaatttttttatataattattttatgcaaaaaactaataaaaagacTAGGATTCACGCATCAACACGAGTTATCTCTGTTTGCCTCTGATGTTTTTAATTCTGATGATTAGTCTCCACCAGACAGAGGTTAATTTGTGGAGAAAACCATACGCACCCTTCCCAACATGTAGAAAGAAGGAACATCACACAACCAACACTCCAAATTGCATCGAAATGCAGGCCATGAAATTCATGTAGAACAGAGAATGTCCGAAATTTGTGTCTCACCATTTGCGAAAACGAATAACAAGTTACAGTTCACCACAACAACGAGAGAAAATGACATGCATATTTTTCCCTGGCACTTGATGAGAGGTGTACCAAAGAAAAAGGGGAAGTAAACCTACCAATACTGGTTATGCAAAACGAAAGAGTCAGCTGCTACTCTGTTGCCATCATCGTTGCGATACCAGTGGTAGATTGCATGAGTCCTGTTTTTAATCTCCAGTGTCGCGTGTCCATAACTTGCTTCTCTAAATGCAGAATATTCTGGCTGTGGATCCAAATAACTGCACCACCAACTATGAATGTTAACCTCTTACAAGGACAAATACTAGCCTATACAAGACAATGATTTGTTTACTTCACCTTGATGCAAGACCTTCTAGATTTCCTCCATCTCCGATTGTTACGTAAAAAGGTGCTGATGGGTCTGGTACGGGATACCTTCTACCTCCTGTTATGTTGTAGTCTATGTTGGAGTATCGATGCTGAAAGCAAAACACAGAATTTCAGCACAGATCCAAGATGACGTATATAAAAGAGTGTTGTGTTGTGAAGGGTGTGTTagtaaatgaattttaagtctaaccAACACAACAAAATCAGTTTATAAGTGAGATATACgtctacttatatattatattaggaAATTATCTTGTCTCTGGTGATGTAAAACTTCTCTAATAAAAGTAAAGGAAAtgagaaaaaggagaagaaaaacaTACTGATCTTTCATAAGCATGGACGTGTCCTGAAAAGACGGCATCAACTTTGTATTGCACGAACCAGCTCTCGAAAACTGCTCGCATGGCTTCACCCTCCATATAGTGAGCTACATTACTGCTGTAAACCGGCTTGTGCACGAGCACAAAGAGCCAAGGAGTCTTCTTTCTATCAACCCGTGCTAGCTCTTCTTGAAGCCATATGTATTGAGGTGTGTACTTCACTGTTCACAAATTAAGATCACCGTTATAGTAAACAATACCATGAAAGAATTAATGTAGTTAAGGAACTAATATTAACAAGTAGAATTTACCAAATGGAGAATAGCTTGATAGCACAATTATATGAGCAGATGCACGCCTCGCTGAATACCAAAGGGGGCTGGTGCTTTTGGAGGCCAAGTAAGGAGTAGTGTATCGGTTAAGGTAGTTCCTGAAAGGAACTACTTCTCCCTGAAgttttcaacaaattttttaacGAAAGTTTAGAAAAGATAGAATTTGTAGAAGCATGTAGATAACATAAAGAATAAGGTTAGTAGTGTACCACTTCAGGCATAAACTCTACTTCGTGATTTCCTACATTCCAGAACCATGGCTGATATGCTGCACTTCTTTCTGCAAATCGCCCCCATGTATCCCACCGTAAACCAACATCTTCGAAATCATGCTCATCGGAATAAGAAAGATCTCCAACATATAACACGGCCTGTCCTCCACTCTCCAAATAATGCTCGAGGGTTGAAAGAGAATTAAACGTTTGCCCCAAATCACCTgcaatttttcattcaaaatgtGTATGTGTTTGTGTGTACGCGAAAAAACCAGACAAACTAAACTTACCAAGGATGCCAAATTTGTAGGGAGTATCTGGCCCAACTGCGGGAGGTGTTTCGAACGAAAAATCT contains:
- the LOC114179756 gene encoding bifunctional purple acid phosphatase 26-like, encoding MHTMLLKFVLASFVLLSCIRDGSAGITSSFIRKKWPSEDMPVDHEVFAIPKGYNAPQQVHLTQGDYDGKAVIISWITPDEPGPSHVRYGTSKSRLRTSKEGTVANYTFYNYKSGYIHHCLVEGLKYNTKYYYRIGTGDSARDFSFETPPAVGPDTPYKFGILGDLGQTFNSLSTLEHYLESGGQAVLYVGDLSYSDEHDFEDVGLRWDTWGRFAERSAAYQPWFWNVGNHEVEFMPEVGEVVPFRNYLNRYTTPYLASKSTSPLWYSARRASAHIIVLSSYSPFVKYTPQYIWLQEELARVDRKKTPWLFVLVHKPVYSSNVAHYMEGEAMRAVFESWFVQYKVDAVFSGHVHAYERSHRYSNIDYNITGGRRYPVPDPSAPFYVTIGDGGNLEGLASSYLDPQPEYSAFREASYGHATLEIKNRTHAIYHWYRNDDGNRVAADSFVLHNQYWGNNNGKQRASY